A single genomic interval of Gallaecimonas xiamenensis 3-C-1 harbors:
- the pal gene encoding peptidoglycan-associated lipoprotein Pal produces the protein MQHNKLLKGMLLALPILALSACSSTSDTKTAGSTTSNQQQQEEVVTGTVEPVMSAEEQRRMRQEEMRREHIIYFEFDKYDIRPEFAEVLEAHAAYLRENQGVKVLIEGHADERGTPEYNIALGEKRAKAVKQYMLGLGVLDSQISLVSYGEEKPLDPSHSEEAFSKNRRAVLVY, from the coding sequence ATGCAACACAATAAACTTCTGAAAGGGATGCTGCTGGCTCTGCCAATCCTGGCCCTCTCAGCCTGTTCCTCTACTTCCGACACCAAAACTGCCGGTTCCACTACTTCCAACCAGCAGCAACAAGAAGAAGTGGTAACCGGTACTGTTGAGCCGGTCATGAGCGCCGAAGAACAACGTCGCATGCGCCAGGAAGAGATGCGCCGTGAGCACATCATCTACTTCGAATTCGACAAGTACGACATCCGTCCCGAGTTCGCTGAAGTTCTGGAAGCCCACGCTGCCTACCTGCGTGAAAACCAAGGCGTTAAAGTACTGATCGAAGGCCACGCCGATGAGCGCGGTACTCCCGAGTACAACATCGCCCTGGGCGAGAAGCGTGCCAAGGCCGTTAAGCAATACATGCTGGGCCTGGGCGTATTGGACTCCCAGATCAGCCTGGTGTCCTACGGTGAAGAGAAACCTCTGGATCCTAGCCATTCCGAGGAAGCTTTCTCCAAAAACCGTCGTGCCGTACTGGTTTACTAA